In the Leptotrichia sp. oral taxon 223 genome, AAATAAGTGATTTCGTGTAGCTGTGGACAGGATTACTGTAAACAACTTCCGGAGTTCCCAGTTCCACCACTTTTCCACGATACATAACCGCTACTCTGTCTGAAATATATTTTACCATCGATAAATCATGTGCAATAAATAGCAAAGTCAAGTTTCTTTCCTTTTGAAGATCCTTTAGCAAATTTACGACTTGTGCCTGGATCGACACGTCCAGAGCCGAAATTGGCTCATCACACACTAGCACTTCTGGACTGACTGCAAGTGCCCTTGCAATCCCGATTCTCTGTCTTTGCCCTCCAGAAAATTCATGTGGGAAACGGCTGGCATGTTCTCTATTTAGGCCAACAATTTCTAGTAATTTATAAACTCTTTCCATTCTCTCCTGTTTTGAAGCTGCCAGTTTGTGAATATCAATTCCTTCGGCAATAATATCTCCAACAGTCATTCTTGGATTAAGTGAAGCCTGTGGATCTTGAAATATCATTTGGACTTTTTTTGTAAATTCCTTTCTTCCATAAGATTCCACTGGTTTTCCGTTAAATAAAATATCACCATTTGTCTTTGCATAAAGTCTGCTGACAGTTCTTCCAAGTGTAGTTTTTCCAGAACCTGATTCTCCTACAAGACTTAGAATTTCACCTTTGTAGATGTCCATTGTAACATTTTCCACAGCCTTTAAGACTTGTCTTT is a window encoding:
- a CDS encoding ABC transporter ATP-binding protein, giving the protein MAVNENKKEKLIEMKNLKKYFPMKKRQVLKAVENVTMDIYKGEILSLVGESGSGKTTLGRTVSRLYAKTNGDILFNGKPVESYGRKEFTKKVQMIFQDPQASLNPRMTVGDIIAEGIDIHKLAASKQERMERVYKLLEIVGLNREHASRFPHEFSGGQRQRIGIARALAVSPEVLVCDEPISALDVSIQAQVVNLLKDLQKERNLTLLFIAHDLSMVKYISDRVAVMYRGKVVELGTPEVVYSNPVHSYTKSLISAVPIADPDYKKTTKIDMEESYLRSPMGDASEIGIIPETPELTEYQPGHFVETSFLKEKGLI